DNA sequence from the Geobacter sp. AOG2 genome:
ACGCTCTGCTGTCTCGTTGACGACATACTTCATATCCGGCAGAAAGACATCCACCACTCCGTCCAGGAGCGCCAGGGCATCCACCTTCTCGTAGCCGCTGGAATTCCATACCAGGGGAAGGCGGAACCCCTGGGGGATGGCCAGGTACAGCGCGGCCAGGATCTGGGGCAGATAGTGGGTCGGGGTGACGAAATTGATGTTGTGCACCCCCTGCCGCTGGAGCCTGAGCATCCTGTCGGCCAGGACCTTTGTTGTTATCGTCTCGCCGTTACCCATCTGGCTGATGGGGAAATTCTGACAAAAACGGCACTTCAAGCTGCATCCGGTCAGGAAGATCGTACCGGAACCCCGCTCGCCGGAGATGGGCGGTTCCTCGCCGTGGTGGACATTGGCCGAGGCGATCGCCGGGTGCGCCCCGGCGCCGCAGACCCCGCGTTCCCCCCGGAGGCGGTTCACGCCGCAGTCGTGGGGACAGAGGTCGCAGGCAGCCAGCCGGGCGTAGGCCGTGCGCACACGCTTCAACAACTCGCCGGATTGATATAACGTCAGATAATTCAAAGTGCTTTCTTCGTTACGATTGCCGCTTTTACGCCAGCTCTGCGTAAGTCTTCAGGAGGCTCTTGTGCGGCGTAGCGCTGCTACGCCTCCGCGGCCTCCCTCGACAGCCTTGATCTGACGCAAAATCGACAACCGACTGGTAAAGGCAAACTAAATGCAGAGCGGCCGGCCGGCGCAAAAGCGGCAACCGTGCCGTACGTGCTTAGCGATACTTCTCCATCATTTCTACGAACCTTCCGAATAAATAGTGAGAATCATGGGGGCCGGGCGATGCCTCGGGGTGATGCTGCACCGAGAAGATCGGCAGGTCACAGTGACGAATGCCTTCCACGGTCTGGTCGTTCAGATTTTCGTGTCCCAGACAGGCAACCGTGCCCAGTGAGTCCAGATCAACGGCAAAACCGTGGTTCTGGGCCGTGATCTCGACCTTGCGGGTCGCCATGTCCATGACCGGCAGATTGGAACCGTGGTTGCCGAAGGGGAGTTTCATGGTCTTGCCGCCCAGGGCCAAGCCCAACAACTGGTGTCCGAGGCAGATGCCGAAGATCGGCTTTTTGCCGACGAGTTTACGGAGGTTCCCGATCACCCCGGTCAGTGGTTCCGGGTCGCCCGGGCCGTTGCTGAGGAAGATGCCGTCCGGGTTCATGGCCAGCACCTCTTCCGCCGGGAACGCGGCAGGCACGACGGTCACGTCGCAACCGGCATCCACGAGGCAGCGCAGGATGTTGTACTTAATGCCAAAATCGTAGGCCACCACCTTGTATTTCAGGCTGGCGGGGTCAACCGCGGCATATCCCTTCTGCAGGTCCCAGAGCCCCTCGGTCCAGTGGTACGGCTTGTCGCAACTGACGCCGCTGGCCAGGTCCAGACCGGCCATGCTGGGGACGGCCCGCGCCTTCGCCACAAGGCTCTCCCGGTCGAAATCGACCGTGGAGATGATCCCGTTCTGTGACCCCTTGTCCCGCAAATGCCTGGTCAAGGCACGGGTATCGAGCCCCTGAATGCCCACCACGCTGTTTTCCTTGAGATAGGCGTCCAGGCTCATGGTGGCGCGCCAGTTGGAATAGCAGTCCATATATTCCTTGACGATGAAGCCGGAGAGGAAAAGGCCGCGACTCTCGATATCCTCCGGGTTGATGCCGGTATTGCCGATCTGCGGGTAGGTCATGGTGACCATCTGGCCCTTATAGGAGGGGTCGGTCAGGACCTCCTGATAGCCGCACATGGAGGTGTTGAAGACCACCTCACCCGTGGCTTCTCCGCCGGCTCCGAATGACGTACCCTCGAAAATGCGCCCGTCGGCGAGCGCAAGGACTGCTTTCATACGTTATGACTCCTTTTGATGAGACTCAATGACTTCTATTCTGGCGTTACCGGGGAAAGGCTACCACGCCACCCAGAATGGTGCAGGTCGCCGCCCCTTTCATCCGCCAGCCGGCGAAGGGGGTGTTCCGCGACTTGCTGGCCAGTTTTTCCGGCTCCACCGTCCACTCGGCGGTTGGGTCGATGACGGTCAGGTCGGCCACACTGCCGATCTTAAGGCTTCCACGTGAAATGCCAATTATTTTTGAAGGGTTAATAGACATTTTTTCAACCAGTTGATTAAGGGTGAGCGTCCCTTCCTCTACCAGTTTCAGTGAGAGCGGCAACGATGTCTCCAGGCCGATGATGCCGTTTGCGGCCACATTGAACTCCACATCCTTCTCATCCAGATGGTGCGGGGCATGGTCGGTGGCAATACAGTCGATGGTGCCGTCCCTGAGTCCCTCCTTGATGGCCGCCACGTCATCCGCCTCGCGCAGCGGCGGGTTCATCTTGGCGTTGGTGTCGTAACCGCGGACCGCATCATCGGTCAGGGTGAAGTAATGGGGCGCTGTCTCGCAGGTGACCTTGACACCGCGGGCCTTGGCTTCGCGAATGAGGCGCACCGACCCCCTGGTGGAGACATGGGCGATATGGAGCGGCGAATTGGTGTACTCGGCCAGCATCACGTCCCGGGCCGTGGCGATATCCTCGGCAACCCTGGGAATCCCCTTCAGGCCCAGTTCCGTGGAGGTAAAGCCTTCGTTCATGACCCCCTCCCCCACCAGTGCCAGGTCCTCGGCATGAGAGATGACCAGGATGCCGATGCCGCGGGCATATTCAAGGGCGCGGCGCATGAGTTCGGCGTTGGCCACCGGCCTGCCGTCGTCGGAAACCGCCACGCATCCGGCCTCTTTCAGCTCGCCCATCTCGGCCATGCGCTCGCCGCCCATGCCGTAGGTGATGCAACCGACCGGAAAGACGTTGCAAAATCCTTCTGATTTCGCCTTATTGATGATGTAGCCGGCCACGGCCTTGTTGTCGATGACCGGCTTGGTATTGGGCATACAGGCGATGGAGGTGAAGCCGCCCGCAGCAGCAGCCCTGGTGCCGCTGACGATATCTTCCTTGTATTCCAGCCCAGGGTCGCGCAGGTGCACATGCATGTCCACCAGCCCCGGCACCACGTATTTCCCGGCGGCATCTACGGTCGCCACACCGGCCGGCGCCTTCAGGCTCTTGCCGATCTCTTTCACCAGCCCGGCTTCAACCAGCACATCCGCCACATCGTCGAACCCCTGGGAAGGATCGATCACCCGGCCGTTCTTGATCAAAAGATTCATATGGTCACCCCTAACCGTTAGGTATTTTTATATGTTTCCTTGAAGCAGTCGATTTTTCGTCAGGTCAAGGCTGTCGAGGGAGGCCGCGGAGGCGTAGCAGCGCTACGCCGCACAAGGACCTCCTGAAGACTTACGCCGACCTGGCGGAAAAGCGGCTGCTTCATCTTACTCCAACTCGCCGCCGCACACGTGATAGAGCATGGCCATCCTCACCGCCACGCCGTTCTCCACCTGCTTAAGGACGTGGGACTGACCGCCGTCCACCACGTAGGAGGACATCTCCACGCCGCGGTTGATGGGGCCGGGGTGCATTACCACGGCGCCCGGCTTGGCCAGCTTGAGGTTTTCCGGGTTGAGCCCGAAGTAGCGGGAGTATTCGCGGGTATTGGGCATCAGGGTCTTGCCCTGGCGCTCCTGCTGGATGCGCAGCATCATGACCACATCGGCATCCTGGATGGCTTCCTTCATGGTGGCGCACACCGTGACGTTGCCCAGTCTTTCGACCGCCGGCGGCATCATGGTCGGCGGCCCGGCCAGGTAGACGTGGGACCCCATCTTGGTCAACCCCTGGATATCGGAGCGGGCCACCCGGCTATGGGTGATGTCCCCCACGATGGCCACCTTGAGGCCGTCCAGCCGTCCATACCGGTCCTTGATGGTCAACAGGTCCAAAAGCCCCTGCGACGGATGCTCGTGGGCTCCGTCGCCGGCGTTGACGACCGAACAGCTCACCTTTTGGGCCAGATGGTAGTGGGCTCCGGAAACCGCATGGCGCATGACGATGATGTCAGGCTTCATGGCCAAAAGATTCAGAGCGGTGTCTGCCAGGGTCTCCCCCTTGGTGGCCGAGCTGGTGGAGGGGGAGATGTTGACGGTGTCGGCGGATAGCCGCTTGGCGGCAATCTCGAAGGACGTCCGTGTGCGGGTGGATGCCTCGTAGAACAGGTTGATGATGGTCTTGCCGCGCAACGTGGGAACCTTCTTGATGTCGCGGCTGTTGATCTCCCGCATGTTTTCAGCCGTCGCCAGGAGCAGCTCGATATCTTCCCCGGTCAGATCCCTGAGCGCAATGATATTCCTGTGTTTGAACTCTGCCATGCCCCCTCCTCCCCTAAGAGGGTTGTTGAAAAACAGCCATCTCGCCGCCGTCCTCGAATGCCCTTTCGTGCGGCGTAGCGCTGCTACGCCTCCTCAGGGCACTCTGCGGGTGCGACGATCCGACTATTTTTGAACAACCTGAGTTTTTCGACAACCCCACTATTTTTCGAGAACAACTTCAACCGGTAGATTCTGCCCGTTGAATATGACCTGGACATTTTCCTTCAGACTGGTAGGTACGTTGCGCCCCACAAAATCGGCCCGGATCGGCAGCTCGCGATGCCCCCGGTCGATCAGCACCGCCAGTTGGATGCATTCCGGCCTGCCGTGGTCCATCAGCGCGTCCATGGCGGCCCGGATGGTGCGGCCGGTAAAGAGCACATCGTCAACCAGGACGACCTTTTTCCCCTGCAGGGAAAAGCCGATCTCCGTCTTGCCCACCGGCAGGTGGGGGGCATGGCTCTTGATGTCGTCCCGGTAAAGGGTGATGTCGACCGCCCCCACCGGGACCTCGGCACCCTCGATCACCGCGATGGACTTGGCAAGCTCCCCGGCCAGAAACGCCCCGCCCGAGCGGATACCGATCAGGACCACATCCCGCACCCCTTTGTTGCGTTCCAGTATCTCATGGGAGATACGGATCAACGCCCGCTTGATTCCGCTTTCGTCCAGCAGTACCGTCAAACTTTCGGTCATGGTCGGCCACCTTTACCTTTCCGTGAGACACAAAAAAAGAGCCTCACCGCGCATGCAGCAAGGCCCTTCCATATATGATTCGCGTCAGTCATCTGTGTAACCCTTGCCAACCTCTCGGGCTGGATTAAAAGGTAGTCGATATGTCGTTGGATGAGACTAGCACTCTCCACTGCCAAGGTCAAGCTAATTGATCGCCAAAGCGGCAATCCCTTTCACTGGAGGGGATCAGGCGCCGGGCTTCTTTTTTACCTCAAGCGGCTCGTCCAGCACCACAAGGTAACCGTCAGGGTCGAAGCACCACATCTCCTTGATGCCATACGGCTTGATCTCAAGGGGATACAGGATCTCCAGCCCCTCCTCCGCGATGGCCTCGCTGATCTCCTCGATATCCGTGACCCGGAAATGCAGCGTCATGCCGATACCGCGCGGAAACATGCTGAAACGGGGTTCAAGCATCGGGTGGGACCTGATGACGTCATCCTCCTCCACGAAGATCAGGGCCATGCCGTCCATATCCAGCACCAGGTAATCCGGAGCCCCTTGGGAGGTAAGGGAGCGCTGCATCGGCAACTCCAGGATGCCGGCGTAAAAGGCCTCGGTCACCGCCAGTTGCGACACCGCCAGTTGCATGGAGTGCCGCGCCCGGTGGATCTTCATTCAATGCCCTTGAAGAGCATTCCGGCATAGCCGGAAAGACGCGCGAGGCCGTTCGTGTAGATCAGGACGCCGACCAGCACCAGGAAAAGGCCGGTGCAGATCTCGAACACCCGGATAAACTTTTTGAAACGGTTGAAAACCGTCAGGAATTGATGCATGGCCAGGGCGGAAAGAAAGAACGGGATTCCCAATCCCAAGGAATACAGCAGCAGCAGGATAATACCCTGCATGATGCTCCCCTCGGTAGCGGCCACCATCAGGATCGATGCCAGGATCGGGCCGATGCAGGGGGTCCATCCGGCAGCAAAGGCGATGCCCACCAGAAAACTTCCCACATAGCCCGCCGGCTTTTGGTGAAGCTGGACCCTTTTCTCGCCCATCAGAAAATGCAGGGGGACCAGGCCGCTTACATGGATGCCGAACAGGACGATCAACACGCCGCCGACCTTGCGCACCACCCCGATATGTTCCTGGAGAAACGAGCCGAGATAGGTAGCCGAGGCCCCCAGCAGCACGAAGACCACGGTAAAGGCCGCAATGAAGGCCAGCGAATGCAGCATGGCCTTCCGGCGCACGATGTGGGACGGATGTTCAGCCTGAAGATCGGCAAAGGAGATACCGGTGATATAGGTGATATAGGAAGGGATCAGCGGCAGGACGCAGGGGGAGAGAAAGGAAAGCAATCCTGCGATAAATGCGCCTACATACGTAACATGCTGGGAATGCACGGCAAAACTCCTATTTCATCAGCCCTTCCAGGTACGATAGAACATCGGGAGAATCCCACGCCATCGGGCCGATGACCCTTTTGAGCAGGATACCGTTCTTGTCGATGACAAAGGTTTCAGGCACGCCGGTTATGCCATAGGCCTTGGCGGCGCGGTTATCCGGGTCGGTGTAGGCCGGAAGGCTGAATCCGCTGGTCTTGAAGAACGCCTCGATGGCCGGCTGACCACCCTCGTCGATGGAAACCGCCACCATTTGAAACGGCTTGCCGGCCATGGCGCTGTTGAGCTTCATCATGGAAGGGATCTCCTCACGGCAAGGGGGGCACCAGGTGGCCCAGAAGTTGAGGATCACCACCTTCCCCTTCAGGTCGGAAAGGTTCAGAGGCTTGCCGGCCAGGGAGTTTACCGTTATGGCCGGGGCCGGATTATTTTCCTGAAGCGGCCCCTGATTCTTCGCTTCTTCCTTTTTGGTGCATGCCGTCAATGCCACTACGGCACCCAAAATAACAAGACACAGAAACCGTTTCATTTTTCCTCCAGAAGATTTCCCGTTAGTTGAGTAGATTCGGGAATGGATCAGCGGTTGCGGGTAACCACGTAGTCGGCAAGCTCCAAAAGGGCGTCCTTGACCGGCGAGGCATCGAACCGGTCGAGACGCCCCCGGCTTGCGGCGATGTAGCGCCGGGCAGCTTCCACGGTATACTCGATGCCGCCATACTGCTTGACCAGGCCCGAGACCTCGCGAAACTCATCCAGCGACATCTCGTCTTTTTCCACAACCGCTTCAATAACGGAGCGCTCCCGGGCGGTACAATGGCGCAGGGTGTGGATCAGCGGCAGGGTAATCTTGCCTTCCTCCAGATCATGGCCGATGCTTTTGCCGAACTCCTCCTCCGTGGCGGTGTAGTCCAGGAGGTCATCCATTAACTGGAAGGCGATTCCCAACTCCATGCCGAAATCGGCCAGCGCCTTCTGCCGGTCGGCCGGAACAGCTCCCAGGATGGCCCCAGCCTCGCAGGCCGCCGACATGAGGATGGCGGTCTTGGCCCGCACAACGCCGATGTAACGCTCTTCCGTCAGGTCGAGCTCACCGGTGCAGAGCAGTTGCATTACCTCCCCCTCTGCGATGACCGTCGTGGCGCCGGAAAGCACCCCAAGAATATCGAGGCTGCCGACGCCGACCATCAGGGAGAATGATTTTGAGAAGAGAAAGTCGCCGACCAGCACCGAGGCCTCGTTGCCCCACAAGGTGTTGGCCGAGGCGATGCCCCGGCGCAGGGTGGCGCTGTCAACCACATCGTCGTGCAACAATGTGGCGGTATGGATGAATTCGATGACGCTCGCCAGCGGAACCGCCTTGTCCCCCCGGTAGCCGCACAGTTTGGCGGCGAGCAGCAACAGGGCGGGGCGGACGCGTTTGCCGCCGCTGGAAAGCACGTATTCCCCCACCTTGCGGATCAGGGGTACGTCGGATTCCAGGTCTTTGCGGAATTGCTGTTCGACGAGCTTGAGTTCGTCGCCAATGATGTTCAGGGCGGCCTGCATCAGGTGATTTCCTTGAAATGAAGTTTCGCCATAGTAAAGGAATGAAAAACGGTTTGTCAAAGCATTTCTGGCCGTTGCGCCGTGCAGAAAAATTCATGTTTCCATTGCCAGACGCCACGTCACGGTATAAGGTATGAAATTGGCAGTAATCAGATATTTTCGAGCAACACGAGGATCTACGTAATGCGATTTGACGAGTTATCAATCCCTGAAGAGGTACGGCAAGGCATCCGGGAAGCCGGTTTTACCGAGTGTACCCCGATTCAGGAGCAAACCCTCCCCCTCTCCCTGAGCGGCAAGGATGTGGCCGGCCAGGCCCAGACCGGTACCGGCAAGACCGCCGCTTTTCTGATCACCCTGTTTACCCGTCTCCTGGAGAACAAAGGGAGCAAGCAGCAGCCCCGCGCCCTGATCCTGGCTCCCACGCGGGAATTGGTGGTCCAGATCGAGGCCGACGCGCAACTGCTGGGCCGGAATTGCGGCTTGGTCACCCAGGCGATCTACGGCGGGGTGGACTACATGAAACAGCGAAGCGCCCTGCGGGAGGGCGCCGATATTGTGGTCGGCACCCCGGGCCGGCTGATCGACTATCTCAAGCAGAAGGTCTACTCCCTCAAGGGAATCGAGATGCTGGTGATCGACGAGGCAGACCGGATGTTCGACATGGGTTTTATAGCCGACCTGCGTTTCATCCTGCGGCGGCTCCCCCCCTACGACCAGCGCCAGAACCTGATGTTCTCGGCCACCCTCAGCCAGCGGGTCATGGAACTGGCCTATGAATTCATGAACATGCCGGAAAAGCTCTCGGTCACCCCGGAAAAGATGACCGCGGAGCGGGTCGAGCAGGTGCTGTTCCACGTCTCCCGCAAGGAGAAGTTTCCTCTGTTGCTGGGCCTGTTGCGCCGCGACGGGATGGAGCGCACCATGATCTTCATCAATACCAAGCGTGAGGCCGAATATCTGTTCGACCGGTTAAACGCCAACGGCTTTCCCTGCCGCGTCATCTCGGGCGATGTGGAACAACGCAAACGCATGCGCATCCTGGATGATTTCAAGCAGGGCAAACTCCCGATCCTGATCGCCACCGACGTGGCCTCGCGCGGCCTGCACATCGAGGGGGTTTCCCACGTCATCAACTATGACCTGCCCCAGGACAGCGAGGATTACGTCCATCGCATCGGCCGCACCGCACGGGCCGGTTCCGAGGGCAAGGCCATCTCGCTGGCCGATGAGGACGGCGCTTTTTTCCTGGAGGCCATCGAGGAGTACATCAAGGACAAGATCCCCACCGAGTGGGCCGAGGACGACCTGTTCGTCCATGACTACGTGCGGACTCCGCGGCCCAAACGCAAGCCCGAGGCAAAACCTGCGGGCGGCCGGGGGCGGAGCGGCGACCGGCCGGCCCGCTCCGGCAGCGGCGGACGCGTGAAACCGAAACCTGCGGCAGCGGCGGCCCCTTCGGCTCCTGCACCCGCGGCGGAGGGCGCAACCGGCGAAACACCGGCTGCAAAAAAACGCCGCCGCAGACGCCGCAAGCCGGGTGAAAAAACGGAACCGGGAAGCAGTCTCCCCCAGGGGGAATAGCCCCCTCTCCTCCCACGAACCGCAAAGCCCGCCGGAATCACCATCCGGCGGGCTTTTTCGATCCATCCGCATCAACCAGCTAAAAGCTGTGGGAACTCTTCATGAGCATGCTGACCCCCAGATAGGTGAACAGCATCACAAACACGCCCGCAATCCCCAGCCATGCGGTTGCCCGGTCCCATGCAGGCCCTTTCAGCCTGACGTGCAGCACCAGCGCATAATACAACCACAGGATGGATGTCCAGAGCTCCTTGGGGGTCCAGAGCCAGTAGGTCCCCCAGGCGTAATACCCCCAGATCCCCCCCGCTATCATGGAAGCCGAAAAAAACGACCATCCGGTCAGGACGGCCTTGAACTGGACCTCCAGCCAGGACCGTTGGCGGCAAACCAGAAATCCGGCGCAGAGCAGGCCTCCGACCATGAACAGCCCGTAAGCGAAGAACGCCAGGACCACGTGCAGTTCGAACCAGCGCGTGTCGAGAACCTGGGGCAGCGGCATGTTCAAAGGGGGAAATATCAAGGCAAACAGGGTAAACAGGCCGCTCAACAGGCCGGCTATAACCGGAAACCATCGTGCGGAGCGCATCATCCCCGAAAGGGAGGTGACCAGCGACATGAGCGCCAACGAGGCCGAGAAGAACACTATGGTGTCATGGGGCCCGATCAGCGGCAGATGCCCGACTGCCATGCCGCGCAACGCCAGATAGGCAACCTCCGTAGCAATGCCAAGGGCGAATATCGCCCGCTGCCATGAACCAAAAAGGAAACAAACGACCGATATGACAAGCAGCCATTTCATTGCCGGACGCTAGAGCTTTACCACGGAGGTGATCCGGCGGTCGGCCAGAAAGCGCACCAGCAGAAACAGGGGGATGCACCACAGTGCCGACATAAGGACGATATTCACCACTTCGATGACGTAGCCGCTGAGGGAATGGGGTATGGGTTCCAACACCCAGGCGACGAATCCCCCGATGAAATAGACCGGCACGAACAGGATCGCGGCCCAGAGCAGTTGCGACAGCAACTTGATCGACTGCGCGCTCCGTTTCATAAACAGAGCCCCCGCAGCGAGAAGCGCAAAGCCGTACAGCGTCTTGACCCAGGCCAGGGCGCCGTAGTGCAGGAAAACATACCAGGCCGACACCGGTTCGTCCCGCTGGGCCGACAATTGCGCCTGGAGGTCGCCGCCATGATACTCCATCAGCCCCCAGAGTCCCAGGCCCACGATGATTACGGCCGCCAGTAAAACGCCCCACCCGACGAGATTGACCGGGTGCAGCATCTCCACAAAATCGGCGACCGCGGTCGTTTCCTGCTCCGGCGGTGGGGGTGCTGCATCGTGGGAATACTTTCGGGCAAGCAGTTCCTGGTCCCGGAGGTGCTGGGCCTCTTCCCGCTGCCGCTCCACGAACGCCTTGACCATGACCCCGCATTTGGGGCAGGTGGAGAAGGATTCATCCCCAAAGGTGCTGTAGTTGCAGGACGGGCAGGTATCCACCAGGTATGCGTTGCTGCCGGCACGGGGCTTCTGGACGGTGAAGCCGTGATTGCAACGGGGACAACTCAGGAAACGCCCCTGTTCGGAGATCTCATGGTCGGGAATGGTGCCGCTGGCATTGCAGTTGGGGCAGACAATCTTCATAGATCGCTCGTCTAAGAGGTTGTTGAAAAACAGCCATCTCGCCGCCGTCCTCGAAAGCCCTTTTGTGCGGCGTAGCGCTGCTACGCCTCCGCAAGGCTTTCTGCGGGTGCGACGATTTGACTATTTTTGAACAACCTGAGTTTTAACAGCCTGCTAAAAAATATTTATTGATCGCTGCATAGTACCACAAATCAATTTTCATGGAAGCCTTCAGACACATCGGCTTCTCCGCGGATCACTCCCAGGAATGCAGCGCCATAACGGGCCAGCTTATGTTTCCCAACCCCGCTGATACGCGCCAGACCGTCATCATCCAAGGGCCGGTAGGCAGCCATCTCCATCAGGGTGGCATCCCCGAACACAACGAAGGGCGGCACCTGCTGTTCATCGGCCAGACGCTTTCGCAGGGCACGCAACTGCTCGAAAAGCTCCCGGTCGTAATCCAGCTCTCCCCTGCCCCGTTTCGGTTCCTTCTTTTCCGCCATCACCCTGACCCGCGGCCGGGCCAGCACCACCCGCTCCTCGCCCCGCAGGACCGGCTTTGAGCGGGGTGTCAACCGCAGCACCGAGTAATTGCCCACATCCTGCTCCAGATACCCCAGATGAAGCAATTGGCGTATGAGCGCCCCCCAAACATCCTGGGACAGTTCCTTGCCGATACCGTAGGTGGACAGCCGGTCATGTCCCAGGTTCAGGATGCGCTGGCTGTGGGAACCGCGCAGCACCTCGATGACATGCCCCATACCGAAGCGTTGTCCGACCCGGTAGACGCAGGAGAGGGCCTTCTGCGCATCCTCGGTGGCGTCAAAACGCTCCGGCG
Encoded proteins:
- a CDS encoding radical SAM protein, which encodes MNYLTLYQSGELLKRVRTAYARLAACDLCPHDCGVNRLRGERGVCGAGAHPAIASANVHHGEEPPISGERGSGTIFLTGCSLKCRFCQNFPISQMGNGETITTKVLADRMLRLQRQGVHNINFVTPTHYLPQILAALYLAIPQGFRLPLVWNSSGYEKVDALALLDGVVDVFLPDMKYVVNETAERFSSAPGYRDHNRPAVREMLRQVGHLELDDEGLAVKGLIIRHLVLPDGLAGTRETLSWIAENLGTETHISLMRQYFPAHLAVDMPSLGRKITDDEYAEAVQALEDFDLENGWVQD
- the carA gene encoding glutamine-hydrolyzing carbamoyl-phosphate synthase small subunit gives rise to the protein MKAVLALADGRIFEGTSFGAGGEATGEVVFNTSMCGYQEVLTDPSYKGQMVTMTYPQIGNTGINPEDIESRGLFLSGFIVKEYMDCYSNWRATMSLDAYLKENSVVGIQGLDTRALTRHLRDKGSQNGIISTVDFDRESLVAKARAVPSMAGLDLASGVSCDKPYHWTEGLWDLQKGYAAVDPASLKYKVVAYDFGIKYNILRCLVDAGCDVTVVPAAFPAEEVLAMNPDGIFLSNGPGDPEPLTGVIGNLRKLVGKKPIFGICLGHQLLGLALGGKTMKLPFGNHGSNLPVMDMATRKVEITAQNHGFAVDLDSLGTVACLGHENLNDQTVEGIRHCDLPIFSVQHHPEASPGPHDSHYLFGRFVEMMEKYR
- a CDS encoding dihydroorotase; amino-acid sequence: MNLLIKNGRVIDPSQGFDDVADVLVEAGLVKEIGKSLKAPAGVATVDAAGKYVVPGLVDMHVHLRDPGLEYKEDIVSGTRAAAAGGFTSIACMPNTKPVIDNKAVAGYIINKAKSEGFCNVFPVGCITYGMGGERMAEMGELKEAGCVAVSDDGRPVANAELMRRALEYARGIGILVISHAEDLALVGEGVMNEGFTSTELGLKGIPRVAEDIATARDVMLAEYTNSPLHIAHVSTRGSVRLIREAKARGVKVTCETAPHYFTLTDDAVRGYDTNAKMNPPLREADDVAAIKEGLRDGTIDCIATDHAPHHLDEKDVEFNVAANGIIGLETSLPLSLKLVEEGTLTLNQLVEKMSINPSKIIGISRGSLKIGSVADLTVIDPTAEWTVEPEKLASKSRNTPFAGWRMKGAATCTILGGVVAFPR
- a CDS encoding aspartate carbamoyltransferase catalytic subunit; the protein is MAEFKHRNIIALRDLTGEDIELLLATAENMREINSRDIKKVPTLRGKTIINLFYEASTRTRTSFEIAAKRLSADTVNISPSTSSATKGETLADTALNLLAMKPDIIVMRHAVSGAHYHLAQKVSCSVVNAGDGAHEHPSQGLLDLLTIKDRYGRLDGLKVAIVGDITHSRVARSDIQGLTKMGSHVYLAGPPTMMPPAVERLGNVTVCATMKEAIQDADVVMMLRIQQERQGKTLMPNTREYSRYFGLNPENLKLAKPGAVVMHPGPINRGVEMSSYVVDGGQSHVLKQVENGVAVRMAMLYHVCGGELE
- the pyrR gene encoding bifunctional pyr operon transcriptional regulator/uracil phosphoribosyltransferase PyrR — protein: MTESLTVLLDESGIKRALIRISHEILERNKGVRDVVLIGIRSGGAFLAGELAKSIAVIEGAEVPVGAVDITLYRDDIKSHAPHLPVGKTEIGFSLQGKKVVLVDDVLFTGRTIRAAMDALMDHGRPECIQLAVLIDRGHRELPIRADFVGRNVPTSLKENVQVIFNGQNLPVEVVLEK
- a CDS encoding VOC family protein, with the protein product MKIHRARHSMQLAVSQLAVTEAFYAGILELPMQRSLTSQGAPDYLVLDMDGMALIFVEEDDVIRSHPMLEPRFSMFPRGIGMTLHFRVTDIEEISEAIAEEGLEILYPLEIKPYGIKEMWCFDPDGYLVVLDEPLEVKKKPGA
- a CDS encoding cytochrome c biogenesis CcdA family protein, with the protein product MHSQHVTYVGAFIAGLLSFLSPCVLPLIPSYITYITGISFADLQAEHPSHIVRRKAMLHSLAFIAAFTVVFVLLGASATYLGSFLQEHIGVVRKVGGVLIVLFGIHVSGLVPLHFLMGEKRVQLHQKPAGYVGSFLVGIAFAAGWTPCIGPILASILMVAATEGSIMQGIILLLLYSLGLGIPFFLSALAMHQFLTVFNRFKKFIRVFEICTGLFLVLVGVLIYTNGLARLSGYAGMLFKGIE
- a CDS encoding TlpA disulfide reductase family protein, which encodes MKRFLCLVILGAVVALTACTKKEEAKNQGPLQENNPAPAITVNSLAGKPLNLSDLKGKVVILNFWATWCPPCREEIPSMMKLNSAMAGKPFQMVAVSIDEGGQPAIEAFFKTSGFSLPAYTDPDNRAAKAYGITGVPETFVIDKNGILLKRVIGPMAWDSPDVLSYLEGLMK
- a CDS encoding polyprenyl synthetase family protein — protein: MQAALNIIGDELKLVEQQFRKDLESDVPLIRKVGEYVLSSGGKRVRPALLLLAAKLCGYRGDKAVPLASVIEFIHTATLLHDDVVDSATLRRGIASANTLWGNEASVLVGDFLFSKSFSLMVGVGSLDILGVLSGATTVIAEGEVMQLLCTGELDLTEERYIGVVRAKTAILMSAACEAGAILGAVPADRQKALADFGMELGIAFQLMDDLLDYTATEEEFGKSIGHDLEEGKITLPLIHTLRHCTARERSVIEAVVEKDEMSLDEFREVSGLVKQYGGIEYTVEAARRYIAASRGRLDRFDASPVKDALLELADYVVTRNR
- a CDS encoding DEAD/DEAH box helicase, whose protein sequence is MRFDELSIPEEVRQGIREAGFTECTPIQEQTLPLSLSGKDVAGQAQTGTGKTAAFLITLFTRLLENKGSKQQPRALILAPTRELVVQIEADAQLLGRNCGLVTQAIYGGVDYMKQRSALREGADIVVGTPGRLIDYLKQKVYSLKGIEMLVIDEADRMFDMGFIADLRFILRRLPPYDQRQNLMFSATLSQRVMELAYEFMNMPEKLSVTPEKMTAERVEQVLFHVSRKEKFPLLLGLLRRDGMERTMIFINTKREAEYLFDRLNANGFPCRVISGDVEQRKRMRILDDFKQGKLPILIATDVASRGLHIEGVSHVINYDLPQDSEDYVHRIGRTARAGSEGKAISLADEDGAFFLEAIEEYIKDKIPTEWAEDDLFVHDYVRTPRPKRKPEAKPAGGRGRSGDRPARSGSGGRVKPKPAAAAAPSAPAPAAEGATGETPAAKKRRRRRRKPGEKTEPGSSLPQGE
- the ccsA gene encoding cytochrome c biogenesis protein CcsA codes for the protein MKWLLVISVVCFLFGSWQRAIFALGIATEVAYLALRGMAVGHLPLIGPHDTIVFFSASLALMSLVTSLSGMMRSARWFPVIAGLLSGLFTLFALIFPPLNMPLPQVLDTRWFELHVVLAFFAYGLFMVGGLLCAGFLVCRQRSWLEVQFKAVLTGWSFFSASMIAGGIWGYYAWGTYWLWTPKELWTSILWLYYALVLHVRLKGPAWDRATAWLGIAGVFVMLFTYLGVSMLMKSSHSF